A single window of Amphiura filiformis chromosome 17, Afil_fr2py, whole genome shotgun sequence DNA harbors:
- the LOC140137425 gene encoding uncharacterized protein yields MKFPNYRELKLHYHSQSHIENAQAKLEKIGQPSKTQQSDEGVTQMDATGDKPTGRTENGMELIIPVYGYFCRACTKFYNGDKVTREHHSINPDHIKNVKIYYTKVKQAEEEAKASQTADGRKEEEKGNKQVQPHSDTSKTAKKAIIKDASSGSSKIQTNSISKKDSNMASKDAEDKSAKSIQGNTAKSKSNQVVDLTESDDVVEVEPESKNIAQKKIEIPSLDDGKCARSRVYLRKTKKINTDSIKTAVQTVTSNIKAQPHAEVKGQGQTQVKGQNKKLDNEKCENVKGGSGKDENVCLIKSSDTEVQSSKRKNENTCGAETEKKEADRKNSAKESISEKRRSPSRSRSETPRDERKSDRSSTERRSDRSSAERKDRSLSRSRHEKDGTRDSRTDSEKGRSTPSRDSKSSRSSERREGCDKDSRRSRSSERRERNDKDSQSSLSRGKDTKSSSSERREGSDRESRSCSSQGKDSSQGSSERRDGCDKDSRRSRSSERRGRSGNDSRRSLSRGKDTKSSSSERREGSDRESRRSSSRGKDSPSRRSRERSERRRTPPVSSRNAMRRDGRSTRPESLRWSQPNMDDMVAIDEIAGSGDDDKDGVQEIRGSDEEGEVDEKAMEAMMGSMGMDWQVVS; encoded by the exons ATGAAGTTCCCCAACTATAGAGAGCTGAAGCTTCACTACCATTCACAGTCACATATAGAG AATGCACAAGCAAAGTTGGAGAAGATAGGGCAGCCGTCCAAAACCCAGCAGAGTGATGAGGGCGTGACACAGATGGATGCGACTGGAGATAAACCAACTGGCAGAACTGAAAATG GTATGGAGCTGATCATCCCAGTGTATGGCTACTTCTGCAGAGCATGTACAAAGTTTTACAACGGTGATAAGGTCACCAGAGAACACCATAGCATCAACCCGGACCACATCAAGAATGTCAAG ATTTATTATACGAAAGTGAAACAGGCCGAGGAAGAAGCAAAAGCATCTCAGACTGCAGATGGGAGAAAAGAAGAGGAGAAAGGCAACAAACAAGTACAGCCTCATAGCGACACATCAAAGACTGCAAAGAAAGCCATCATCAAAGATGCTTCATCTGGTAGCAGTAAGATCCAAACAAATAGCATCTCAAAGAAAGACTCCAATATGGCATCTAAGGATGCAGAGGATAAAAGCGCCAAATCTATTCAAGGAAACACTGCCAAGTCCAAAAGTAATCAAGTCGTAGATCTTACAGAATCTGATGACGTTGTTGAGGTCGAGCCAGAATCTAAGAACATAgcccaaaagaaaatagaaataccTTCGCTTGATGACGGGAAATGTGCGCGTAGTCGGGTGTATttaagaaagacaaagaaaatcaaTACCGATTCAATCAAGACAGCCGTCCAGACTGTAACATCTAACATCAAAGCTCAACCACATGCAGAGGTAAAAGGTCAAGGTCAaacacaggtcaaaggtcagaataAGAAATTGGACAATGAAAAGTGTGAGAATGTTAAAGGTGGTAGTGGTAAAGATGAAAATGTGTGTTTGATAAAATCGAGTGATACAGAAGTACAATCAagtaaaagaaaaaatgaaaatacatgtggagcagaaactgaaaagaaagaggcAGACAGGAAAAATAGTGCCAAAGAAAGTATCTCGGAAAAGAGACGAAGTCCTTCCAGAAGCAGGAGTGAAACACCGAGAGATGAAAGAAAATCTGATAGGTCGTCTACAGAGAGAAGATCTGATAGGTCGTCTGCGGAGAGAAAAGACAGAAGTTTGTCTCGAAGTAGACATGAGAAAGATGGTACTAGAGATTCTAGAACAGATAGCGAAAAGGGGAGGTCAACTCCATCAAGAGACTCCAAATCATCCAGAAGTTCTGAAAGAAGAGAAGGCTGTGATAAAGATAGTCGGAGAAGCAGAAGTTCGGAGAGAAGAGAGCGCAATGATAAAGATAGTCAGAGTAGCTTATCCCGGGGTAAAGATACAAAGTCATCAAGTTCTGAAAGAAGAGAAGGCAGTGATCGAGAAAGTAGAAGCTGCTCATCACAGGGTAAAGACTCATCACAGGGAAGTTCTGAAAGAAGAGACGGCTGTGATAAAGATAGTCGGAGAAGCAGAAGTTCGGAGAGAAGAGGACGCAGTGGTAATGATAGTCGGAGAAGCTTATCCCGGGGTAAAGATACAAAGTCTTCTAGTTCTGAAAGAAGAGAAGGCAGTGATCGAGAAAGTAGAAGAAGTTCATCACGGGGAAAAGACTCGCCTTCAAGAAGGAGCAGAGAACGTTCAGAAAGGAGAAGAACCCCTCCTGTAAGTTCAAGGAATGCTATGAGAAGAGATGGCAGGTCGACTAGGCCAGAATCTTTGAGATGGAGTCAACCAAATATGGATGATATGGTGGCTATTGATGAAATTGCAGGATCGGGAGACGATGACAAGGATGGTGTACAGGAAATTAGGGGCTCGGATGAGGAAGGGGAGGTTGATGAGAAAGCCATGGAAGCGATGATGGGTAGTATGGGGATGGACTGGCAGGTGGTCTCATAA